Proteins found in one Nitratiruptor sp. SB155-2 genomic segment:
- a CDS encoding aldolase, which produces MNLEKLIPADVPPEKKGEFLAHLQETTNGTGRLMLFAGDQKVEHLNNDFYGPGIPLEDNNPEHLFKIASKAKVGVFATQFGLISRYAPDYKKIPYLIKLNSKTNIIPYSAKDPYSQQWIEVEEAIEFARYSGINLQGFGYTVYLGSEHEHSMLTEAANIVHTAHKHGYLAVLWMYPKGNFVKDEHDPHLIAGAAGVALCLGADFAKVKVPYKDGKFIPELLIEATVAAGNCGVLCEGGKKIDERTFLQELYDQIHIGGTRGNGTGRNIHQRPLEEAIKMANAIYAITCEDKSVDEAIKILEA; this is translated from the coding sequence ATGAATCTGGAAAAACTAATCCCTGCAGATGTTCCTCCTGAAAAAAAGGGAGAGTTCTTAGCCCATTTACAAGAGACGACAAATGGTACTGGCAGACTCATGCTTTTTGCAGGCGACCAAAAGGTCGAGCATCTCAACAATGATTTTTATGGTCCCGGCATTCCACTGGAAGACAACAACCCCGAGCATCTTTTCAAAATCGCTTCCAAGGCGAAAGTCGGCGTTTTTGCCACACAGTTTGGGCTAATCAGCAGATATGCCCCAGATTACAAAAAGATTCCATATCTCATCAAACTCAATTCAAAAACAAACATTATCCCATACTCTGCAAAAGATCCCTATTCCCAGCAATGGATCGAGGTTGAAGAAGCGATAGAGTTTGCAAGATACAGCGGTATCAACCTCCAAGGTTTTGGATATACAGTCTATCTTGGAAGCGAACATGAACACAGTATGCTCACTGAGGCTGCCAATATCGTTCACACAGCCCACAAACATGGATACCTGGCCGTTTTATGGATGTACCCCAAAGGAAATTTTGTAAAAGATGAACATGATCCCCATCTGATAGCCGGTGCTGCCGGAGTGGCACTCTGTCTGGGAGCCGATTTTGCAAAAGTGAAAGTTCCATATAAAGATGGAAAATTCATACCGGAACTGCTTATTGAAGCGACAGTTGCTGCCGGAAATTGTGGCGTTTTGTGTGAAGGGGGCAAAAAAATAGATGAGAGAACCTTTTTGCAAGAGCTCTACGATCAGATCCATATCGGTGGTACAAGAGGGAACGGTACAGGAAGAAATATCCATCAAAGACCTCTTGAAGAGGCTATCAAAATGGCTAATGCCATCTATGCCATCACTTGTGAAGATAAAAGCGTCGATGAAGCGATAAAAATTTTGGAAGCATAA
- a CDS encoding TIGR00730 family Rossman fold protein, with protein sequence MKKRSFPWQKPKPKTEEPKVEELLQKIFDSPSYKLAMEDVGFLMSDDTRGVRLELDYLKPELIMKKYGIKHTIVVFGSARIKEPKTALNELNKIQKLVNKEPNSKQLLRELRIAEKMVEKSIYYEEARNFGQLVGEAGKGPEDNTLTLMTGGGPGIMEAANRGAYNVGAKSIGLNIQLPHEQFPNPYVSPELCFQFHYFAIRKLHFLHRACALVVFPGGFGTLDELFETLTLIQTHKNRPIPVVLVGKEYWHKLINFKFLVDEGTIEPEDLHIFTFKENAQEAWEYILGWYEKRGLDLFDNIKDKS encoded by the coding sequence ATGAAAAAAAGATCTTTTCCTTGGCAAAAACCCAAACCCAAAACGGAAGAGCCAAAAGTAGAAGAGCTATTACAAAAAATATTCGATTCCCCATCATACAAATTGGCGATGGAAGATGTGGGATTTTTAATGAGTGACGATACAAGAGGTGTTCGATTAGAACTGGATTATCTTAAACCAGAGCTCATCATGAAAAAGTATGGTATCAAACATACCATTGTCGTATTTGGAAGTGCCCGAATCAAAGAACCAAAAACTGCTTTGAATGAATTGAACAAAATTCAAAAACTTGTAAACAAAGAACCAAACTCCAAACAGCTTTTACGAGAATTGCGAATCGCTGAAAAGATGGTAGAAAAGAGCATTTATTACGAAGAAGCGAGAAATTTTGGTCAACTGGTTGGGGAAGCTGGAAAAGGACCCGAAGACAACACGTTGACGCTGATGACAGGAGGAGGTCCTGGCATTATGGAAGCAGCCAATAGAGGAGCCTATAATGTAGGTGCAAAAAGCATAGGGCTCAATATACAGCTTCCTCACGAGCAGTTTCCAAACCCTTATGTATCGCCGGAGCTCTGTTTTCAATTTCACTATTTTGCGATCAGGAAACTGCATTTCTTGCATAGGGCATGTGCACTGGTTGTCTTTCCGGGAGGCTTTGGGACACTCGATGAGCTTTTTGAAACTCTCACACTCATACAAACACATAAAAACAGGCCCATTCCCGTTGTTTTAGTGGGGAAAGAGTATTGGCACAAACTCATCAATTTCAAATTTTTAGTAGACGAAGGAACGATAGAACCAGAAGATCTGCACATTTTTACTTTCAAAGAAAATGCACAAGAGGCTTGGGAGTATATTCTGGGCTGGTATGAAAAGAGAGGATTGGATCTATTTGACAATATAAAGGATAAATCATGA
- a CDS encoding MgtC/SapB family protein: MNFVPNELIHLLYVVALSFLVGLELKTYRIDKGIEKRTHIGSTRTFTFIGMLGYLFFKIDFTLYIIGFSTLFGIYAIYYFHKLNEERASIISFLLIALVYSFGPEIERFDIWLPTLVFVLIVFLLNANRSLQFLFGKLNIKEFETLGKFLLLSAVILPILPHTKIPYLNISAFKIWLVVVVISGISYGSYIAQKYIFKQKGYLLTGILGGLYSSTATTVVLAKKSEITVGIVNASIIMATAMMYIRLLLIATIFNLEVAKHLVIPMLGLFTLGSAVALYLHKKEPENNNAPFDDRNPLELGTAFVFAALFILMILLTNFVVHNYGNLGLQFLSFIIGFTDIDPFVLSLLTGKYTITTEHISTAILIASGSNDFLKAIYALVFGKNRPKIAAIWLFILGILTIISPELMKFIGV; this comes from the coding sequence ATGAATTTCGTTCCCAATGAGCTTATTCATCTACTCTATGTAGTAGCCCTCTCCTTTTTGGTGGGGCTGGAGCTAAAAACCTACAGAATCGATAAAGGTATAGAAAAAAGAACCCATATAGGTTCGACGAGAACCTTCACTTTTATCGGTATGTTAGGTTATCTCTTTTTTAAAATCGATTTTACACTCTACATCATAGGATTTTCAACCCTTTTTGGAATCTATGCAATCTACTATTTTCATAAACTCAATGAAGAGAGAGCCTCTATCATCTCATTTTTACTCATCGCTCTTGTGTACAGTTTTGGTCCCGAGATTGAACGTTTTGATATATGGCTTCCAACCCTCGTATTTGTCTTAATCGTTTTTTTACTCAACGCAAACAGATCGCTTCAATTTCTTTTTGGCAAGCTCAATATCAAAGAGTTTGAAACACTTGGAAAATTTTTACTGCTCAGTGCGGTAATCCTACCCATTCTGCCTCATACGAAAATACCTTATCTAAATATTTCCGCTTTTAAAATATGGCTTGTGGTTGTTGTGATTTCTGGAATCAGTTATGGTAGCTACATCGCACAGAAATATATCTTTAAACAAAAAGGGTATCTTCTTACAGGTATTTTAGGAGGTCTCTACTCTTCCACTGCAACGACAGTGGTACTTGCCAAAAAGAGTGAGATAACTGTAGGAATAGTCAACGCTTCTATCATTATGGCTACTGCGATGATGTACATCAGACTCTTACTTATCGCCACAATTTTCAATTTGGAGGTAGCGAAACATTTAGTGATTCCCATGCTTGGACTTTTTACGCTGGGATCGGCGGTAGCTCTGTATCTGCATAAAAAAGAGCCTGAAAACAATAATGCACCGTTTGATGACAGAAACCCTCTTGAACTGGGAACCGCTTTTGTTTTTGCAGCACTTTTTATATTGATGATTCTTTTGACCAATTTTGTAGTGCACAACTACGGCAATTTAGGACTTCAGTTCCTCTCATTTATCATCGGTTTTACCGATATAGATCCATTCGTTCTCTCTTTGCTTACAGGTAAATACACAATTACAACAGAACATATCTCGACTGCTATTTTGATAGCCAGTGGTTCAAATGATTTTTTAAAAGCGATCTATGCTCTCGTTTTTGGAAAAAATAGGCCAAAAATTGCCGCGATATGGCTTTTCATTCTAGGGATTCTTACAATTATCAGCCCAGAGCTGATGAAATTCATAGGAGTGTAA
- a CDS encoding plasma-membrane proton-efflux P-type ATPase, with the protein MKETKYYEKLTSLHVAAELGTDVQKGLSEEEAKKRLQKYGPNEIPEKEEPLWHRIFRRFWGPIPWMIEIAAILAAAVRHWEEFYIILIMLFVNAFLDFYQESKALNAIKVLKKKLARKAVVLRDGKWQEVLAKDLVPGDIVKVKIGDIIPADLKIVDAGDYALVDQSALTGESLPVHKKNDDIAYSNTIVKQGEMVGIVVNTGLNTYFGKTVGLVAKAQREQRSHFQQMVIRVGNFLIAITIVMIAIIIYFGLTRHENPYELLVFSLVLTISAIPVALPTVLTVTMAIGALSLARKQAIVSRLAAIEELAGMDVLCSDKTGTLTKNQMTIAEPYVTDTHNISELFLYAVLASRRENNDPIEKPIFEYADEHGIEKLAQKYSVTKFVPFDPVRKRTEAVAEDENGKCIVTVKGAPQVVVALCDASEFNEDTINLKIEEFAENGFRTLGVAYKECDEEKFHFVGLIPLYDPPREDSKEAVEEAKAKGVEVKMVTGDNIAVARYIAKILGIGENILDIQELRGQSTREYEILAKVISQALLKVTNPDISNEKLELLTRQIVKEVRKELHEKELLPGTVKKHESEIIALIEQANGFAQVFPEDKYFIVDELQKADHIVGMTGDGVNDAPALQKADTGIAVSGATDAARAAADIILMAPGLRVIVDAIKEARVIFERMKSYTIFRIAETIRIIVFMTLAIVVFNFYPLTAIMIIVLALLNDIPILAIAYDNTKVRKMPVRWDMHEMLVLSSWLGVAGVISSFLIFYIVMVYLKTHPESAHFLPDVPIWVNMQDNDAWLSFVQSIFFAKMVIAGHGTIYNTRIDDWFFKRPWPSWILFGATFSTRVLGTIIAVYGFGLMMPIGWDWAIFMWAYALTWFVFNDAVKMAVLKYYRKVKGIEVI; encoded by the coding sequence ATGAAAGAGACGAAATATTATGAAAAATTGACTTCTCTCCACGTTGCGGCCGAACTGGGGACCGATGTACAAAAGGGTCTTAGTGAGGAAGAGGCAAAGAAGAGACTTCAAAAATATGGTCCTAATGAGATCCCTGAAAAAGAGGAACCTCTTTGGCACAGAATCTTTAGAAGGTTTTGGGGACCTATTCCATGGATGATAGAGATCGCGGCTATTTTAGCTGCGGCAGTGCGACACTGGGAAGAGTTCTACATCATCCTCATTATGCTCTTTGTGAATGCCTTTTTAGACTTTTACCAAGAGTCTAAAGCATTGAATGCAATCAAAGTACTGAAAAAAAAGTTGGCAAGAAAAGCCGTCGTTTTACGAGATGGCAAGTGGCAAGAGGTTTTGGCAAAAGATTTGGTGCCTGGAGATATCGTCAAGGTTAAAATTGGAGATATTATTCCAGCAGATTTGAAAATTGTCGATGCGGGAGACTATGCTCTAGTCGATCAATCCGCTTTAACAGGAGAGTCTCTTCCGGTTCATAAGAAAAATGACGATATAGCCTACTCTAACACTATTGTCAAACAGGGCGAAATGGTAGGTATCGTGGTCAATACAGGTCTTAATACCTACTTTGGAAAAACGGTAGGTCTTGTGGCAAAAGCCCAAAGAGAGCAAAGAAGCCACTTTCAACAGATGGTGATACGTGTTGGCAATTTTCTCATAGCCATTACCATCGTCATGATAGCTATCATTATCTATTTTGGATTGACACGGCATGAAAACCCCTATGAACTTCTTGTTTTTTCTCTTGTGTTAACCATTTCAGCTATTCCTGTTGCACTCCCTACTGTCTTGACGGTTACCATGGCAATAGGTGCATTGAGTCTGGCGAGAAAGCAGGCAATTGTCAGTCGTTTAGCTGCCATAGAAGAGCTTGCGGGGATGGATGTATTGTGTTCAGATAAAACAGGGACTCTAACGAAAAACCAAATGACCATAGCTGAACCATATGTTACCGATACTCACAATATAAGCGAACTTTTTTTATATGCCGTACTTGCCAGTAGACGCGAAAACAACGATCCAATAGAAAAACCGATATTCGAATATGCAGATGAGCATGGAATTGAAAAACTTGCACAAAAATATAGTGTTACCAAATTTGTACCTTTCGATCCGGTCAGAAAAAGGACGGAAGCCGTTGCCGAAGATGAAAACGGAAAATGTATCGTGACAGTCAAAGGTGCTCCTCAAGTGGTTGTGGCGCTTTGTGATGCAAGCGAATTCAACGAAGATACGATCAATCTCAAAATTGAAGAGTTTGCAGAAAACGGATTTCGTACCCTTGGTGTCGCCTATAAAGAGTGTGATGAAGAGAAATTTCACTTTGTAGGTCTCATACCGCTATACGATCCACCAAGGGAGGATTCCAAAGAGGCCGTTGAAGAGGCAAAGGCTAAAGGAGTGGAAGTGAAGATGGTTACCGGCGACAATATTGCCGTAGCCAGATATATTGCCAAAATTTTGGGAATAGGCGAGAACATTCTCGATATCCAAGAGCTTCGCGGTCAAAGCACAAGAGAGTACGAGATACTGGCAAAAGTGATCTCCCAGGCTCTTTTAAAAGTTACCAATCCCGATATCAGTAATGAAAAACTCGAACTTCTTACAAGGCAGATCGTCAAAGAGGTGCGAAAAGAGCTCCATGAAAAAGAGTTACTTCCAGGAACAGTCAAAAAACATGAAAGCGAAATCATAGCTCTTATCGAGCAGGCAAACGGTTTTGCACAGGTCTTTCCAGAAGACAAATATTTTATCGTTGATGAACTACAAAAAGCGGATCACATCGTAGGTATGACGGGTGACGGCGTAAACGATGCTCCTGCACTGCAAAAAGCAGATACCGGCATAGCGGTAAGCGGTGCCACCGATGCGGCTAGAGCGGCAGCAGACATTATCTTGATGGCACCTGGTCTAAGGGTGATTGTAGATGCCATAAAAGAGGCCCGTGTCATATTTGAGCGAATGAAAAGCTACACCATTTTCAGAATTGCAGAGACGATTCGTATCATTGTCTTTATGACTTTGGCCATCGTGGTATTTAACTTTTATCCCTTGACCGCCATTATGATCATCGTATTGGCCCTTTTAAATGATATCCCTATTTTGGCAATCGCCTATGACAATACAAAGGTGAGAAAAATGCCGGTGCGTTGGGATATGCATGAGATGTTGGTACTTTCAAGTTGGCTTGGTGTTGCGGGTGTAATCAGCTCCTTTTTGATCTTTTATATCGTGATGGTCTATCTAAAAACCCATCCAGAATCGGCTCACTTTTTACCCGATGTTCCTATATGGGTAAATATGCAAGACAACGATGCATGGCTCAGTTTTGTGCAATCTATCTTTTTTGCAAAGATGGTGATAGCAGGACACGGAACGATATACAATACCCGTATCGATGACTGGTTTTTCAAACGTCCTTGGCCATCATGGATTTTGTTTGGAGCAACATTTTCCACGAGAGTCCTGGGAACGATCATCGCTGTGTACGGCTTTGGTCTCATGATGCCAATAGGCTGGGACTGGGCCATATTTATGTGGGCTTATGCCCTTACCTGGTTTGTTTTCAACGACGCAGTGAAAATGGCGGTACTTAAATACTATAGAAAAGTAAAAGGAATAGAAGTTATATGA
- a CDS encoding dihydrolipoyl dehydrogenase family protein, with amino-acid sequence MKDIIFIGGGLNYAGAIVATQHGLDVMLVEQNMEHIGGTCLNNGCIPSKHLLHLAETEVKLRQKPFTRHKDRLNLKVAVQEKNEVVQKAHKSIQMQCVSAGVELVEGKGYLVAPGKVEVDDTTYTAKYVVIGTGSHPFIPDGIEYDKETVITSDEVLNMEEFPSSIAIYGSGAIGLEMASFFGACGVETTLIFRHEHISKKIHPTLLGNIEKGLEKLGVHLMRNTSVLEAKAHNKRAKVTTDKDIYEFDKLLVATGRRPNVDVIKTDSVKVGKGIVTDEYFETTLPNHFAIGDCNAKLMLAHAARAQALNVVQTILGKKERLNLDNIPKFFYTLPLQYAAIGLTKTALEKQHVEYKESFFPLSALALSHLTDATDGAVVLYADKENFLIGAEILAPHAEELVGILSATLVAEMDVKSALQSIYAHPTFSEAIERALRRF; translated from the coding sequence ATGAAAGATATCATCTTTATAGGTGGAGGACTCAATTACGCCGGAGCAATCGTTGCTACACAACATGGTTTGGATGTTATGCTTGTCGAGCAGAATATGGAACATATAGGAGGAACATGTCTTAACAACGGATGTATACCATCCAAACATCTTCTGCATCTGGCCGAAACGGAAGTGAAGCTGAGACAAAAACCTTTTACCAGACACAAAGACAGGCTCAATCTAAAAGTAGCCGTCCAGGAGAAGAATGAGGTGGTCCAAAAGGCTCATAAGTCGATCCAGATGCAGTGTGTCAGTGCCGGAGTGGAACTTGTAGAGGGCAAAGGATATCTCGTGGCTCCCGGAAAAGTGGAGGTGGATGATACAACCTATACAGCAAAATATGTGGTCATTGGCACAGGTTCGCATCCTTTCATCCCTGATGGAATCGAGTATGACAAAGAGACAGTTATTACAAGTGATGAAGTGCTCAATATGGAAGAGTTCCCCTCTTCCATTGCCATATACGGAAGCGGAGCGATCGGATTGGAAATGGCAAGTTTCTTTGGCGCATGCGGTGTTGAGACGACACTGATTTTCAGGCATGAACATATTTCCAAGAAAATCCATCCTACGCTCTTGGGAAATATCGAAAAAGGACTAGAGAAACTTGGTGTCCACTTGATGAGAAACACATCGGTATTGGAAGCGAAAGCCCATAACAAAAGAGCTAAAGTTACGACCGACAAAGATATATATGAATTCGACAAACTCCTTGTCGCTACAGGCCGAAGGCCAAATGTCGATGTGATAAAAACAGATAGCGTCAAAGTGGGAAAAGGGATTGTTACCGATGAGTACTTTGAAACGACGCTTCCAAACCATTTCGCCATAGGCGATTGCAATGCAAAACTGATGCTGGCCCATGCGGCAAGAGCGCAGGCTCTCAATGTTGTCCAGACAATACTTGGAAAAAAAGAGCGGTTAAACCTTGATAACATTCCAAAATTTTTCTATACCCTCCCCTTGCAGTATGCCGCTATCGGATTGACTAAAACTGCTTTGGAAAAACAACATGTCGAATACAAAGAGTCCTTTTTCCCACTCTCCGCTTTGGCTCTTTCACACCTAACGGATGCAACTGACGGAGCAGTGGTGCTTTATGCAGACAAAGAGAACTTTTTGATTGGTGCAGAGATTCTGGCTCCTCATGCAGAAGAGCTGGTTGGTATACTGAGTGCAACATTGGTTGCTGAAATGGATGTCAAAAGTGCGCTACAATCGATCTATGCTCACCCGACCTTTTCTGAAGCAATAGAGAGAGCACTGAGGAGATTTTGA